From the genome of Pelobates fuscus isolate aPelFus1 chromosome 6, aPelFus1.pri, whole genome shotgun sequence, one region includes:
- the OSTC gene encoding oligosaccharyltransferase complex subunit OSTC, protein MESLYRMPFTVLECPNLKLKKPSWLHMPSAMTVYAMVVVSYFLITGGIIYDVIVEPPSVGSMTDEHGHQRPVAFLAYRVNGQYIMEGLASSFLFTMGGLGFIILDRSNAPNIPKLNRFLLLFIGFVCVLLSFFMARVFMRMKLPGYLMG, encoded by the exons ATGGAGAGTCTCTACCGTATGCCATTTACTGTGCTGGAATGCCCCAACTTGAAGCTGAAGAAGCCTTCTTGGCTGCATATGCCCTCTGCCATGACAGTCTATGCCATGGTGGTGGTATCCTATTTTCTCATCACAGGAG gaATAATATACGATGTGATTGTAGAGCCACCTAGTGTTGGATCAATGACAGATGAACATGGCCATCAAAGGCCTGTGGCTTTCTTAGCCTACAG AGTGAATGGACAGTATATTATGGAAGGCTTGGCATCAAGCTTCCTGTTTACTATGGGAGGTCTAGGATTCATCATCTTGGATCGATCAAATGCACCGAATATCCCCAAGCTGAATAGGTTCCTGCTGCTGTTCATCGGATTTGTGTGTGTCCTACTCAGCTTCTTCATGGCTAGAGTATTCATGAGAATGAAGTTACC TGGATACCTCATGGGCTGA